Proteins encoded by one window of Bos indicus x Bos taurus breed Angus x Brahman F1 hybrid chromosome 12, Bos_hybrid_MaternalHap_v2.0, whole genome shotgun sequence:
- the STARD13 gene encoding stAR-related lipid transfer protein 13 isoform X7 has translation MKLDVNFQRKKGDDSDEEDLCISNKWTFQRTSRRWSRVDDLHTLFPGGDRNGSSGDIRMKNTTSSESVLTDLSEPEVCSIHSESSGGSDGRSQPGGHGVGREAFEGPGQYCADGPVMLDAALVGNSLLPSSKDGLQHPLHPKNEKPSRARAKSFLKRMETLRGKGAQGRHKGRPGGLVISGPVLQQEPESFRAMQCVQIPNGHLQNSPPATGSAGLPGATKWGAESSPSENSSSGGSTPGLKERKCQEAHKRGGMYLEDLDVLAGTALQDAGDRKHHAHEFHSQENLVVHVPKDHKPGTFPKALSIESLSPTDNSHGASWRTGSISLGRQPGPGAREPRLVGSCHRASRVSIYDNVPGSHLYASTGDLLDLEKDDLFPHLDDILHHVNGLQEVVDDWSRNVLPEPQTHSSGEAGFSPFPSPNQITLDFEGNSVSEGRTTPSDMERDGASLTESEATGVRERRDSGVGASLTRPNRRLRWNSFQLSHQPQPSTASPHISGQTAGQLNLLQRFSLLRLTAIMEKHSMSNKHGWTWAVPKFMKRMKVPDYRDKAVFGVPLIVHVQRTGQPLPQSIQQALRYLRSNCLDQVGLFRKSGVKSRIHALRQMNENFPENVSYEDQSAYDVADMVKQFFRDLPEPLFTNKLSETFLHIYQYVPKEQRLQAVQAAVLLLADESREVLQTLLCFLNDVVHAVEENQMTPMNLAVCLAPSLFHLNLLKKESSPRVIQKKYAAGKPDQKDLSENLAAAQGLAHMIMECDRLFEVPLEMVAQSHNSYVEAEIHPPTLKELGAQLEDSGATFHTYLEHLVQGLQKEAKEKFKGWVTCPSTDSTELAFKKVGDGPPLRLWKASAEVEAPPSVVLNRVLRERHLWDEDFVQWKVVETLDKQTEVYQYVLNSMAPHPSRDFVVLRTWKTDLPKGMCTLVSLSVEHEEAQLMGGVRAAVMDSQYLIEPCGSGKSRLTHICRVDLRGHSPEWYNKGFGHLCAAEVARIRNSFQPLIAEGPETKI, from the exons GGTGACGACTCTGATGAGGAAGATCTCTGCATCAGCAACAAATGGACTTTCCAAAGAACCAGCCGCCGGTGGTCTCGCGTGGACGACCTCCACACACTGTTTCCTGGAGGAGACAGAAATGGGTCGTCGGGAGACATTAGGATGAAAAACACGACCAGCAGTGAAAGCGTCCTCACGGATCTGAGCGAGCCCGAGGTCTGCTCCATTCACAGTGAAAGCAGCGGTGGGAGCGACGGCCGCAGCCAGCCTGGTGGTCACGGCGTCGGCCGGGAGGCCTTCGAGGGCCCCGGGCAGTACTGCGCTGACGGCCCGGTCATGCTGGACGCCGCGCTGGTGGGCAACAGCCTCCTGCCGTCCTCCAAAGACGGGCTCCAGCACCCTTTGCACCCAAAGAATGAGAAGCCCAGCCGGGCCAGAGCCAAGTCGTTCCTGAAACGCATGGAAACGCTGCGAGGGAAAGGCGCGCAGGGAAGGCACAAGGGGCGGCCCGGGGGCCTGGTGATCAGCGGGCCCGTGCTGCAGCAGGAGCCCGAGTCCTTCAGGGCCATGCAGTGCGTCCAGATCCCAAACGGACACCTCCAGAACTCGCCCCCCGCCACCGGCAGTGCCGGGCTTCCTGGCGCCACCAAGTGGGGCGCTGAGAGCAGCCCCTCGGAGAACAGCAGCAGCGGGGGGAGCACGCCCGGCCTGAAGGAGCGGAAGTGCCAGGAGGCCCACAAGCGCGGGGGCATGTACCTAGAAGACCTGGACGTGCTGGCCGGGACAGCGCTGCAGGACGCGGGAGACCGAAAGCACCACGCGCACGAGTTTCACTCGCAAGAGAACTTGGTGGTGCACGTCCCCAAGGACCACAAGCCAGGGACCTTCCCCAAGGCGCTCTCTATCGAAAGCCTCTCACCAACAGACAACAGCCACGGGGCGAGCTGGAGGACCGGGAGTATCTCCCTGGGCAGACAGCCCGGCCCGGGGGCCAGGGAGCCCAGGCTCGTGGGGTCCTGCCACAGGGCGAGTAGGGTCAGCATCTACGACAACGTCCCCGGCTCCCACCTGTATGCCAGCACCGGGGACCTTCTGGACTTGGAAAAGGATGACCTCTTCCCTCACCTGGATGACATCCTCCATCACGTCAACgggctccaggaggtggtggaTGACTGGTCCAGAAACGTGTTACCCGAACCACAGACACACAGCTCCGGAGAGGCTGGcttctcccctttcccctctcccAATCAGATCACCTTGGATTTCGAAGGCAACTCTGTCTCTGAAGGTCGGACCACACCCAGTGACATGGAAAGAGATGGAGCATCTCTTACTGAGTCAGAGGCCACTGGGGTCAGAGAAAGGAGGGACTCAGGAGTAGGGGCCTCTCTGACCAGGCCAAACAG GCGACTCCGGTGGAACAGCTTCCAGCTCTCACACCAGCCACAGCCATCTACGGCATCACCCCACATCAGCGGACAGACAGCCGGCCAGCTGAACCTGCTCCAGCGCTTCTCGCTGCTCCGCCTCACGGCCATCATGGAGAAACACTCCATGTCCAACAAGCACGGCTGGACGTG GGCAGTTCCAAAGTTCATGAAGAGGATGAAAGTTCCTGATTATCGAGACAAGGCGGTCTTTGGCGTTCCCCTCATCGTTCACGTCCAGAGAACTGGGCAGCCCCTGCCACAGAGCATCCAGCAAGCGCTGAGGTATCTACGCAGCAACTGCCTCGATCAG GTGGGTCTTTTTCGAAAATCAGGTGTGAAATCTCGAATCCATGCCTTACGTCAAATGAATGAGAACTTCCCTGAGAACGTCAGCTATGAGGACCAGTCCGCTTACGACGTGGCGGACATGGTGAAGCAGTTCTTCCGAGACCTTCCCGAGCCTCTTTTCACCAACAAGCTCAGTGAGACCTTCCTCCACATCTACCAGT ATGTCcccaaggagcagcggctgcaggCAGTGCAGGCGGCCGTCCTGCTGCTGGCCGACGAGAGCCGGGAGGTGCTGCAGACGCTGCTGTGCTTCCTCAACGACGTGGTTCATGCGGTGGAAGAGAATCAGATGACGCCCATGAACCTGGCCGTGTGTCTGGCCCCCTCCCTCTTCCACCTGAATTTACTGAAGAAAGAAAGCTCCCCCAG AGTCATCCAGAAAAAATATGCCGCTGGGAAGCCAGATCAAAAGGACCTCAGTGAGAATCTGGCCGCGGCTCAGGGGCTGGCCCACATGATCATGGAATGTGACAGACTTTTTGAG GTCCCGCTTGAGATGGTGGCCCAGTCTCATAACTCGTATGTGGAGGCTGAGATCCATCCGCCAACTCTGAAAGAGCTGGGGGCCCAGCTGGAGGACAGCGGGGCCACTTTCCACACGTACCTGGAACATCTTGTCCAGGGCCTCCAGAAGGAAGCCAAGGAGAAGTTCAAAGGATGGGTCACATGTCCAAGCACAGACAGCACAGAGCTTGCTTTCAAAAAG GTGGGAGACGGGCCCCCGCTGAGGCTGTGGAAGGCTTCCGCTGAGGTGGAGGCGCCTCCCTCGGTGGTTCTGAACCGCGTGTTGAGGGAGCGCCACCTGTGGGACGAGGACTTCGTGCAGTGGAAGGTGGTGGAAACGCTGGACAAACAGACGGAAGTCTATCAGTACGTGCTGAACAGCATGGCGCCCCACCCCTCCAGGGACTTCGTGGTTCTCAG GACCTGGAAGACCGATTTGCCCAAAGGAATGTGCACCCTAGTGTCCCTGTCCGTGGAGCACGAGGAAGCCCAGCTCATGGGCGGCGTGCGCGCTGCGGTGATGGACTCCCAGTACTTGATAGAGCCATGTGGCTCGGGCAAATCGCGGCTGACCCACATCTGCAGGGTGGACCTGAG AGGTCACTCCCCAGAATGGTACAATAAAGGCTTTGGACATCTGTGTGCGGCGGAAGTTGCCAGGATTAGAAACTCTTTTCAGCCCCTCATTGCTGAGGGTCCAGAGACTAAAATCTGA
- the STARD13 gene encoding stAR-related lipid transfer protein 13 isoform X1 gives MQTLIKPLWGTGHCTGTGDKDHACGGKQKSRINQKFQCQEIEAKEACDWLRAAGFPQYAQLYEDSQFPINIVAVKNDHDFLEKDLVEPLYRRLNTLNKCASMKLDVNFQRKKGDDSDEEDLCISNKWTFQRTSRRWSRVDDLHTLFPGGDRNGSSGDIRMKNTTSSESVLTDLSEPEVCSIHSESSGGSDGRSQPGGHGVGREAFEGPGQYCADGPVMLDAALVGNSLLPSSKDGLQHPLHPKNEKPSRARAKSFLKRMETLRGKGAQGRHKGRPGGLVISGPVLQQEPESFRAMQCVQIPNGHLQNSPPATGSAGLPGATKWGAESSPSENSSSGGSTPGLKERKCQEAHKRGGMYLEDLDVLAGTALQDAGDRKHHAHEFHSQENLVVHVPKDHKPGTFPKALSIESLSPTDNSHGASWRTGSISLGRQPGPGAREPRLVGSCHRASRVSIYDNVPGSHLYASTGDLLDLEKDDLFPHLDDILHHVNGLQEVVDDWSRNVLPEPQTHSSGEAGFSPFPSPNQITLDFEGNSVSEGRTTPSDMERDGASLTESEATGVRERRDSGVGASLTRPNRRLRWNSFQLSHQPQPSTASPHISGQTAGQLNLLQRFSLLRLTAIMEKHSMSNKHGWTCLSPQCAPRGVHDLVSVNSRAVPKFMKRMKVPDYRDKAVFGVPLIVHVQRTGQPLPQSIQQALRYLRSNCLDQVGLFRKSGVKSRIHALRQMNENFPENVSYEDQSAYDVADMVKQFFRDLPEPLFTNKLSETFLHIYQYVPKEQRLQAVQAAVLLLADESREVLQTLLCFLNDVVHAVEENQMTPMNLAVCLAPSLFHLNLLKKESSPRVIQKKYAAGKPDQKDLSENLAAAQGLAHMIMECDRLFEVPLEMVAQSHNSYVEAEIHPPTLKELGAQLEDSGATFHTYLEHLVQGLQKEAKEKFKGWVTCPSTDSTELAFKKVGDGPPLRLWKASAEVEAPPSVVLNRVLRERHLWDEDFVQWKVVETLDKQTEVYQYVLNSMAPHPSRDFVVLRTWKTDLPKGMCTLVSLSVEHEEAQLMGGVRAAVMDSQYLIEPCGSGKSRLTHICRVDLRGHSPEWYNKGFGHLCAAEVARIRNSFQPLIAEGPETKI, from the exons GGTGACGACTCTGATGAGGAAGATCTCTGCATCAGCAACAAATGGACTTTCCAAAGAACCAGCCGCCGGTGGTCTCGCGTGGACGACCTCCACACACTGTTTCCTGGAGGAGACAGAAATGGGTCGTCGGGAGACATTAGGATGAAAAACACGACCAGCAGTGAAAGCGTCCTCACGGATCTGAGCGAGCCCGAGGTCTGCTCCATTCACAGTGAAAGCAGCGGTGGGAGCGACGGCCGCAGCCAGCCTGGTGGTCACGGCGTCGGCCGGGAGGCCTTCGAGGGCCCCGGGCAGTACTGCGCTGACGGCCCGGTCATGCTGGACGCCGCGCTGGTGGGCAACAGCCTCCTGCCGTCCTCCAAAGACGGGCTCCAGCACCCTTTGCACCCAAAGAATGAGAAGCCCAGCCGGGCCAGAGCCAAGTCGTTCCTGAAACGCATGGAAACGCTGCGAGGGAAAGGCGCGCAGGGAAGGCACAAGGGGCGGCCCGGGGGCCTGGTGATCAGCGGGCCCGTGCTGCAGCAGGAGCCCGAGTCCTTCAGGGCCATGCAGTGCGTCCAGATCCCAAACGGACACCTCCAGAACTCGCCCCCCGCCACCGGCAGTGCCGGGCTTCCTGGCGCCACCAAGTGGGGCGCTGAGAGCAGCCCCTCGGAGAACAGCAGCAGCGGGGGGAGCACGCCCGGCCTGAAGGAGCGGAAGTGCCAGGAGGCCCACAAGCGCGGGGGCATGTACCTAGAAGACCTGGACGTGCTGGCCGGGACAGCGCTGCAGGACGCGGGAGACCGAAAGCACCACGCGCACGAGTTTCACTCGCAAGAGAACTTGGTGGTGCACGTCCCCAAGGACCACAAGCCAGGGACCTTCCCCAAGGCGCTCTCTATCGAAAGCCTCTCACCAACAGACAACAGCCACGGGGCGAGCTGGAGGACCGGGAGTATCTCCCTGGGCAGACAGCCCGGCCCGGGGGCCAGGGAGCCCAGGCTCGTGGGGTCCTGCCACAGGGCGAGTAGGGTCAGCATCTACGACAACGTCCCCGGCTCCCACCTGTATGCCAGCACCGGGGACCTTCTGGACTTGGAAAAGGATGACCTCTTCCCTCACCTGGATGACATCCTCCATCACGTCAACgggctccaggaggtggtggaTGACTGGTCCAGAAACGTGTTACCCGAACCACAGACACACAGCTCCGGAGAGGCTGGcttctcccctttcccctctcccAATCAGATCACCTTGGATTTCGAAGGCAACTCTGTCTCTGAAGGTCGGACCACACCCAGTGACATGGAAAGAGATGGAGCATCTCTTACTGAGTCAGAGGCCACTGGGGTCAGAGAAAGGAGGGACTCAGGAGTAGGGGCCTCTCTGACCAGGCCAAACAG GCGACTCCGGTGGAACAGCTTCCAGCTCTCACACCAGCCACAGCCATCTACGGCATCACCCCACATCAGCGGACAGACAGCCGGCCAGCTGAACCTGCTCCAGCGCTTCTCGCTGCTCCGCCTCACGGCCATCATGGAGAAACACTCCATGTCCAACAAGCACGGCTGGACGTG CCTCTCCCCGCAGTGTGCTCCACGAGGCGTGCATGACCTGGTTTCTGTGAATTCTAGGGCAGTTCCAAAGTTCATGAAGAGGATGAAAGTTCCTGATTATCGAGACAAGGCGGTCTTTGGCGTTCCCCTCATCGTTCACGTCCAGAGAACTGGGCAGCCCCTGCCACAGAGCATCCAGCAAGCGCTGAGGTATCTACGCAGCAACTGCCTCGATCAG GTGGGTCTTTTTCGAAAATCAGGTGTGAAATCTCGAATCCATGCCTTACGTCAAATGAATGAGAACTTCCCTGAGAACGTCAGCTATGAGGACCAGTCCGCTTACGACGTGGCGGACATGGTGAAGCAGTTCTTCCGAGACCTTCCCGAGCCTCTTTTCACCAACAAGCTCAGTGAGACCTTCCTCCACATCTACCAGT ATGTCcccaaggagcagcggctgcaggCAGTGCAGGCGGCCGTCCTGCTGCTGGCCGACGAGAGCCGGGAGGTGCTGCAGACGCTGCTGTGCTTCCTCAACGACGTGGTTCATGCGGTGGAAGAGAATCAGATGACGCCCATGAACCTGGCCGTGTGTCTGGCCCCCTCCCTCTTCCACCTGAATTTACTGAAGAAAGAAAGCTCCCCCAG AGTCATCCAGAAAAAATATGCCGCTGGGAAGCCAGATCAAAAGGACCTCAGTGAGAATCTGGCCGCGGCTCAGGGGCTGGCCCACATGATCATGGAATGTGACAGACTTTTTGAG GTCCCGCTTGAGATGGTGGCCCAGTCTCATAACTCGTATGTGGAGGCTGAGATCCATCCGCCAACTCTGAAAGAGCTGGGGGCCCAGCTGGAGGACAGCGGGGCCACTTTCCACACGTACCTGGAACATCTTGTCCAGGGCCTCCAGAAGGAAGCCAAGGAGAAGTTCAAAGGATGGGTCACATGTCCAAGCACAGACAGCACAGAGCTTGCTTTCAAAAAG GTGGGAGACGGGCCCCCGCTGAGGCTGTGGAAGGCTTCCGCTGAGGTGGAGGCGCCTCCCTCGGTGGTTCTGAACCGCGTGTTGAGGGAGCGCCACCTGTGGGACGAGGACTTCGTGCAGTGGAAGGTGGTGGAAACGCTGGACAAACAGACGGAAGTCTATCAGTACGTGCTGAACAGCATGGCGCCCCACCCCTCCAGGGACTTCGTGGTTCTCAG GACCTGGAAGACCGATTTGCCCAAAGGAATGTGCACCCTAGTGTCCCTGTCCGTGGAGCACGAGGAAGCCCAGCTCATGGGCGGCGTGCGCGCTGCGGTGATGGACTCCCAGTACTTGATAGAGCCATGTGGCTCGGGCAAATCGCGGCTGACCCACATCTGCAGGGTGGACCTGAG AGGTCACTCCCCAGAATGGTACAATAAAGGCTTTGGACATCTGTGTGCGGCGGAAGTTGCCAGGATTAGAAACTCTTTTCAGCCCCTCATTGCTGAGGGTCCAGAGACTAAAATCTGA